TCTCCTTCTTCTGGCGGACGATTACCGCCTTGACCACATCACCACGCTTGACACCGGCGGCGGGTATGGCCTCCTTGACGGTGGCCACCACCACGTCGCCGATCCCCGCGTAGCGCCGACCCGAACCACCGAGCACCCGGATCGTGAGGATCTCCTTGGCCCCGGTGTTGTCGGCGACTCGCAGTCGCGACT
The nucleotide sequence above comes from Actinopolyspora erythraea. Encoded proteins:
- the rplN gene encoding 50S ribosomal protein L14, coding for MIQQESRLRVADNTGAKEILTIRVLGGSGRRYAGIGDVVVATVKEAIPAAGVKRGDVVKAVIVRQKKEKRRPDGSYIRFDENAAVLIRPGGDPRGTRIFGPVGRELRDKKFMKIISLAPEVL